The Nitrospira tepida genome includes a window with the following:
- a CDS encoding pseudouridine synthase yields the protein MAPASPRRSEPGSIRINKFFTEQGICSRREADRLVEEGRVTVNGRRAVLGDVVTARDRVELDGRPIPWGSRRVYIKYHKPVGVTTTSEPDVEGNIIAAIKHPERIFPIGRLDKDSSGLILLTNDGDIVNEILRVEHGHEREYVVRVDRPFDGTFLDRMAAGVLVLGRPTLPCKVRRETADRFRIVLIEGRNRQIRRMCQALGYRVTALTRVRIMHITLDGLPVGRWQDLTATERDELFRTVGRAVPARDRTRP from the coding sequence ATGGCCCCCGCATCTCCCCGCCGCTCGGAGCCGGGCAGCATCCGCATCAATAAATTTTTTACGGAACAGGGGATCTGTTCGCGCCGGGAGGCAGACCGGCTGGTGGAGGAGGGGCGCGTCACGGTGAACGGCCGCCGGGCGGTCTTGGGCGACGTGGTCACCGCCCGCGACCGGGTCGAGCTGGACGGCCGCCCGATCCCATGGGGATCGCGCCGGGTCTATATCAAGTACCACAAGCCGGTCGGCGTCACGACGACGAGCGAACCGGACGTCGAAGGCAACATCATCGCCGCGATCAAGCACCCCGAGCGCATCTTTCCCATCGGACGATTGGACAAGGATTCCTCCGGGCTCATCCTGCTCACGAACGACGGCGACATCGTCAACGAGATCCTGCGGGTCGAGCACGGCCACGAGCGCGAGTACGTGGTGCGTGTGGACCGCCCGTTCGACGGAACGTTCCTGGATCGCATGGCGGCGGGCGTGCTTGTGTTGGGCCGTCCGACCTTGCCCTGCAAGGTCCGGAGAGAGACGGCCGATCGATTCCGCATCGTGCTGATCGAAGGGCGCAATCGCCAGATCCGCCGCATGTGTCAGGCGCTCGGCTATCGGGTGACCGCCCTCACGCGCGTGCGCATCATGCACATCACGTTGGACGGGCTGCCGGTCGGACGGTGGCAGGATCTGACGGCGACGGAGCGGGACGAACTGTTTCGAACGGTCGGACGCGCCGTGCCCGCAAGGGATCGGACGCGGCCATGA
- a CDS encoding MCP four helix bundle domain-containing protein produces the protein MKLFKGLSLREIGFPQITLSLLIIGLGWLGGQELSQVDQDLRVMYTEYTLGATDLAHIMADVMRYRTTIVRALEADSKKEFDRITAGLPELRAQIQHAIDRYAAASLRVSRSGRSEPEDLEALRLSLDDYFHSAGKTTDLLLLEWTAPTPAQATKLRREAEVHAAENAGPKVVQVSIALDRLLETVADVAKDMRDQGTRTIRITSSLLFFGSTFLAFLNLLVAMRSAAARKRQAASSSSHSSRNAEAGLAFPRADTKLAGSE, from the coding sequence GTGAAACTGTTCAAAGGCCTCAGCCTTCGCGAAATTGGATTCCCGCAGATCACCCTCAGTCTGCTGATCATCGGCTTGGGCTGGTTGGGCGGCCAGGAGTTGAGCCAGGTCGATCAGGACCTGCGCGTGATGTACACCGAGTACACGCTCGGCGCCACCGATCTGGCCCATATCATGGCGGACGTGATGCGGTACCGGACCACGATCGTTCGGGCGCTGGAAGCCGACAGCAAGAAAGAGTTCGATCGGATTACCGCCGGCCTTCCTGAGCTTCGGGCGCAGATTCAACATGCGATCGACCGGTATGCCGCCGCCAGCCTTCGTGTCTCCCGAAGCGGGCGCAGCGAACCGGAAGACCTGGAGGCGCTCCGGCTCAGTCTGGACGACTATTTCCACAGCGCCGGCAAAACCACGGATCTCTTGCTCCTGGAATGGACCGCCCCCACTCCGGCACAGGCGACGAAGTTACGCCGGGAGGCCGAAGTGCATGCGGCGGAAAACGCCGGTCCGAAGGTCGTGCAGGTCAGCATCGCCTTGGACCGTCTGTTGGAAACGGTGGCGGATGTAGCCAAAGACATGAGGGATCAGGGCACGAGGACCATCCGCATCACCAGCTCGCTGCTGTTCTTCGGCAGCACGTTTCTGGCGTTTCTGAATCTCCTGGTCGCCATGCGAAGCGCCGCGGCTCGAAAGCGGCAGGCCGCTTCGTCATCGAGTCATTCGAGCAGGAACGCCGAGGCCGGATTGGCGTTCCCTCGCGCGGATACCAAACTCGCCGGATCCGAGTAG